A stretch of the Pseudorasbora parva isolate DD20220531a chromosome 13, ASM2467924v1, whole genome shotgun sequence genome encodes the following:
- the zgc:110353 gene encoding arrestin domain-containing protein 3 encodes MTIRKFALEYDALNDHNTFSNGDTLAGRVIVEVTKETKIKALIVKAKGKADVAWTETHGEENVTYWDKEKYFSQTVLSVLPEDKADGTVVLVAGRHAFSFAFQLPHQGLPSSFKGAHGKIHYRLLAKLSRSLRAACKTETKFTFVARADYDQSTLMAPQHCSKDKNVIFFASGNISMDIFLPKTGYLQGEGLVVNGEIVNSSTRKVVPKYIIYQKQSFFAGGQRAVHTTQILKEKGEPLVSSTRQNLMKVLALSSEISTSIQNCRILKVEYRLKVILDVSFTKNPVIKLPLIVLPHGTSSKVLEAGLYPDLAKMNILN; translated from the exons ATGACAATCCGAAAATTCGCTCTTGAGTATGATGCCTTAAATGATCACAATACCTTCAGCAATGGGGATACTTTAGCAGGCAGGGTTATTGTTGAGGTGACAAAGGAAACCAAGATCAAAGCTCTTATTGTCAAGGCAAAAGGCAAGGCCGATGTGGCGTGGACTGAGACACATGGGGAAGAGAATGTGACGTACTGGGATAAAGAGAAGTATTTCTCTCAAACTGTCTTGTCTGTTTTACCGGAGGATAAAGCAGATG ggACTGTTGTTCTAGTGGCTGGTAGACATGCCTTCTCTTTTGCCTTTCAGCTTCCTCACCA GGGGCTGCCATCATCTTTCAAAGGGGCTCATGGTAAAATCCACTACCGACTTCTGGCCAAGTTAAGCAGGTCTCTGCGTGCTGCATGCAAAACTGAAACAAAGTTCACCTTTGTTGCCAGAGCTGATTATGACCAGTCAACACTGATG GCACCTCAACATTGCAGtaaagacaaaaatgtcatattttttGCCTCTGGAAACATTTCAATGGATATTTTCTTGCCAAAGACAGGCTACCTTCAAG GTGAAGGACTAGTTGTTAATGGTGAGATTGTCAACAGCTCAACTCGAAAAGTTGTGCCAAAGTACATTATTTACCAGAAGCAGAGCTTCTTTGCTGGAGGCCAGAGAGCCGTTCATACCACACAGATTCTGAAGGAGAAGGGGGAGCCTTTAGTGTCCTCCACCAGACAGAATCTGATGAAAGTATTAGCCCTTTCCTCAGAAATCAGCACCAGCATCCAGAACTGCAGAATCCTTAAAGTAGAGTATAGACTGAAG GTTATTTTGGATGTATCATTCACTAAAAACCCTGTGATTAAACTTCCATTGATCGTACTGCCTCACGGGACATCATCCAAAGTTTTGGAGGCAGGATTATACCCGGACCTGGCCAAaatgaatattttaaattaa